Proteins from one Bacillota bacterium genomic window:
- a CDS encoding phosphoenolpyruvate carboxykinase (ATP), translated as MNKYRPEIRAKQMWTNPSYEQLRQWASHEERTTQYGSASYVTKVRNRSAKLTYIIEDGVKLGVKQSPISPARALELIGQVVDYLKDREVICLDRTLGQNPQSQLACRLYITKEYARIPFMWYNSLFPPLPGKEPDLISVYVPEWPERIIFTNPEAGVTYILGTDYFGECKKSFLRMAMYVAKKRGWLGFNAGSKLLRIKNSAGQLEDVGFIMFGLSGTGKTTLTIHNHGLSGEEGVVIRQDDVVLMNEAGFCYGTENGFYIKTEGLDESQKVLYEAATSPTAIFENVKVEPDGRIDFANSELTSNGRGMLLRSSVKNTDDTIDLPKAHKIIFITRRKDTVPVVAKLNPAQAAAFFMLGESIETSAGDPTKAGQSKREVGTNPFIVGPEFEEGNRFLSILKANPDIECFLLNTGSVGAKDGFEGEKITIKVSTEIMKQIAKGGIYWQTDPDWGYLVPSAVAGLDLTKYDPRQYYSEAEYQELVNNLRRERIEWLAQFPGLEPEIVAAIKQ; from the coding sequence ATGAACAAATATCGGCCAGAGATCAGAGCGAAGCAGATGTGGACAAATCCGTCGTATGAACAACTTCGACAGTGGGCAAGCCATGAAGAGCGCACCACCCAGTACGGCAGTGCCAGTTATGTGACCAAGGTCAGAAATCGAAGTGCCAAGTTAACGTATATCATTGAAGATGGCGTGAAGCTGGGGGTCAAACAGTCGCCGATCAGCCCAGCCAGGGCCCTGGAACTAATTGGCCAAGTTGTAGATTACCTGAAAGATAGAGAAGTGATCTGTTTGGACCGCACCCTGGGGCAAAATCCCCAGAGCCAATTGGCATGTCGCCTGTACATCACGAAGGAATACGCCCGCATTCCTTTTATGTGGTACAATAGCCTATTTCCACCGCTTCCTGGAAAGGAGCCTGACCTGATTAGTGTTTACGTGCCAGAATGGCCGGAACGGATCATCTTTACTAATCCTGAGGCTGGGGTGACCTATATCCTGGGAACGGATTATTTCGGTGAATGCAAGAAGTCGTTTTTGCGGATGGCGATGTATGTGGCCAAGAAACGCGGCTGGCTGGGTTTTAACGCTGGCAGTAAACTGCTCCGGATCAAGAACTCAGCCGGACAATTAGAAGATGTTGGGTTTATCATGTTTGGCTTAAGCGGCACGGGAAAGACTACCCTAACGATTCACAACCATGGCTTATCTGGAGAAGAGGGGGTAGTCATCAGGCAAGATGATGTAGTCCTGATGAATGAGGCCGGCTTCTGTTACGGTACGGAAAATGGTTTCTATATCAAGACCGAAGGATTAGATGAATCGCAAAAGGTGCTTTACGAGGCGGCGACAAGTCCGACGGCTATTTTTGAGAACGTGAAGGTAGAGCCGGATGGCCGGATCGACTTCGCTAATTCTGAATTGACCTCCAATGGACGCGGTATGCTCTTGCGTTCTTCCGTAAAAAATACGGATGACACCATAGATTTACCGAAGGCCCATAAGATTATTTTTATCACCCGGCGCAAAGACACGGTACCAGTAGTGGCCAAACTAAACCCGGCCCAGGCGGCTGCTTTTTTCATGCTCGGCGAATCTATTGAGACCTCAGCAGGAGATCCGACCAAGGCAGGTCAGTCGAAACGTGAAGTCGGTACCAATCCATTTATTGTCGGACCCGAGTTTGAAGAGGGAAACCGCTTCCTGTCTATTCTGAAGGCCAACCCTGATATTGAATGTTTCCTGCTCAATACCGGGAGCGTGGGGGCGAAAGACGGTTTCGAGGGAGAGAAAATCACGATCAAAGTTTCGACGGAGATCATGAAGCAGATTGCTAAAGGAGGCATTTATTGGCAGACTGACCCGGACTGGGGCTACTTGGTGCCAAGTGCCGTTGCAGGACTGGATCTTACTAAGTACGATCCACGGCAGTACTACAGCGAGGCAGAATATCAGGAACTGGTAAACAATTTGCGGCGAGAGCGGATCGAATGGCTGGCCCAGTTTCCCGGCTTGGAACCAGAAATTGTGGCGGCAATAAAGCAATAA
- a CDS encoding peptide deformylase produces the protein MEKSELRIKMYRKVWSLMEIARQMVRLRRIKLLFGLIAAVVILANYYQQELTAKRVGLTILEVDDPILHQVAAKVDYPEPSDREAIKLIKTYLEKKPLGLAVAAPQVGLSRQFFVIKDGAHVYALFNPRIVNHSQTVEWLPEKCLSIPFTVKGVIPRYTEVTVTGLNEDFQPVTIEAAGLQARIIQHEIDHLQGITILERVVPQQPELLKPLE, from the coding sequence TTGGAAAAAAGCGAATTACGGATTAAAATGTATCGAAAGGTGTGGAGCTTGATGGAGATAGCCAGGCAGATGGTCCGGCTACGCCGAATCAAGCTGTTGTTTGGGCTCATCGCTGCTGTCGTAATCTTAGCCAATTATTATCAGCAAGAATTAACAGCTAAGCGGGTCGGATTGACTATTTTGGAGGTAGATGATCCGATTTTGCATCAGGTAGCGGCTAAGGTTGATTACCCTGAACCATCTGACCGAGAAGCAATAAAATTGATTAAGACATACCTGGAAAAAAAGCCGCTGGGTTTAGCTGTTGCTGCTCCTCAGGTCGGACTGAGCCGACAGTTTTTTGTGATAAAAGACGGAGCGCATGTTTATGCCCTTTTCAATCCACGTATTGTCAACCACAGCCAGACGGTTGAGTGGTTGCCGGAAAAATGTTTGAGCATCCCTTTTACGGTCAAAGGAGTAATCCCGCGGTATACTGAGGTTACAGTCACCGGCCTGAATGAGGATTTTCAACCAGTCACGATTGAAGCTGCTGGTTTACAGGCCAGAATTATTCAACACGAAATTGACCACCTGCAAGGCATTACCATTCTAGAACGCGTAGTTCCACAACAACCCGAGTTGCTTAAACCGCTGGAATGA
- the ytvI gene encoding sporulation integral membrane protein YtvI — MLNLNQYSSLVKLVLLIVASITLLYVIGFSLRLLMPFVIAFILSAVVRPVAELFRRKFYFGQTLSVWAAMLLVLGVGSLLLFYLFSYLFFQLKRLSLLLPIYTQLAKIEFSHFNFVLNQWIGGISPEYSRIVQKGIENLGGLLNTLFSKILEYFVQLSFGLPDALIISIISIVATFFISRDYEQLKAKMISVIPDQWQQPILQALSNVNIALIKVIKVNALLFSTSFLQMTVGFWLLGIEHYIMVALFITFIDIMPIVGLGLVFVPWIIWSFIASTRTFTLGLIVIYVVCVVTRQFLQPKLYADSFGLDPLVALLAIYIGWRSAGFWGLIFGPVFLMLVLMFYRQNRQLLKEMFRQLKS; from the coding sequence ATGTTGAATCTTAACCAGTACAGTAGTCTGGTCAAGCTGGTGCTGCTGATTGTCGCCTCCATCACCTTGCTTTACGTTATTGGCTTTTCCCTGCGGCTGCTGATGCCGTTTGTTATTGCCTTTATCTTGAGTGCGGTGGTTCGGCCAGTGGCCGAGCTTTTTCGACGCAAATTCTACTTTGGTCAAACGCTTAGTGTCTGGGCCGCGATGCTTCTGGTGCTCGGGGTGGGATCGTTGTTATTGTTTTACCTGTTCTCCTACCTGTTTTTTCAGTTGAAGCGACTTTCTCTGTTGCTGCCAATTTACACGCAGCTGGCAAAAATAGAGTTCAGCCACTTTAATTTTGTGTTAAACCAGTGGATCGGTGGAATATCGCCCGAATATTCCCGGATCGTCCAAAAAGGGATTGAAAACTTGGGTGGCTTATTAAACACTTTGTTCTCTAAAATTCTGGAGTACTTTGTCCAGTTGTCTTTTGGCCTGCCGGATGCTCTGATCATTTCTATTATTTCGATCGTGGCCACGTTTTTCATTTCTCGTGACTACGAGCAGTTGAAGGCCAAAATGATTAGTGTTATTCCCGACCAATGGCAGCAACCCATACTTCAGGCCCTGAGTAATGTCAATATTGCCCTAATCAAAGTGATCAAGGTGAACGCGCTCCTGTTCAGCACCAGTTTTTTGCAGATGACCGTCGGTTTTTGGTTATTAGGGATTGAGCATTACATTATGGTGGCGTTATTCATTACTTTTATTGATATTATGCCGATTGTTGGGTTAGGATTAGTCTTTGTCCCCTGGATTATCTGGTCTTTTATCGCCTCGACAAGAACATTTACCCTGGGTCTGATCGTGATTTATGTAGTTTGTGTCGTCACGCGTCAGTTTCTTCAACCCAAACTCTATGCCGATAGCTTCGGTCTAGATCCGCTGGTGGCTCTGCTGGCCATTTATATTGGTTGGCGTTCGGCCGGATTCTGGGGTCTGATCTTTGGACCTGTATTTTTGATGCTGGTGTTAATGTTTTATCGCCAGAACCGCCAGCTGCTCAAGGAAATGTTTCGACAGTTGAAGTCATAG
- a CDS encoding DUF401 family protein, whose protein sequence is MTIAIKMIIIFASIVLLLRKKHSLGAAMIVATLLVALLFHLTVFQVWAGVKTALISPATIKVTLALLLVMVLENTLRKSGLLQEMVDSLRELIPDQRIVMGLLPAIIGFLPSPGGAVFSAPLVAEVGRDTRLSVEKQAFVNYWYRHIWEYFFPLYPGILLTAELLHLSMTQLVANQMIYTLMAVVLGFPAGFRGLTRCPRETSNNSQKVNQLSMLVKGLAPIAVVIVAVLGWGINLVSALAVVIGVLWLIFRYTIGQIGSTLREAFSPGLILMVVSVMIFNEMLNQASVFQELPGLFAQWGLPITLIAALLPFVVGFATGVTQGFVAATFPLLGMLFDPSDLSLVTLAFVSGFAGVMLSPVHLCLVLTVQVFKANLARVLGLLVGPELILIGLAVGRHLLK, encoded by the coding sequence GTGACAATCGCGATAAAAATGATTATTATTTTCGCGTCAATCGTCCTGTTGCTCAGAAAGAAGCACAGTCTTGGTGCCGCGATGATCGTAGCCACTCTTTTAGTGGCCCTATTATTTCATTTGACCGTCTTCCAAGTATGGGCTGGAGTAAAGACAGCTTTAATAAGTCCAGCAACAATCAAGGTGACTTTAGCTCTGCTGCTGGTCATGGTCTTGGAAAATACTTTACGAAAAAGCGGTTTACTTCAGGAAATGGTTGACTCTTTGCGGGAATTGATCCCCGACCAGCGAATCGTGATGGGTTTGTTACCGGCGATTATTGGCTTTTTGCCTTCGCCCGGGGGAGCGGTTTTTTCTGCACCTTTAGTGGCCGAAGTTGGGCGAGATACCAGGTTATCGGTGGAAAAGCAGGCCTTTGTCAATTACTGGTATCGGCACATTTGGGAATATTTTTTTCCGCTTTATCCTGGAATCTTGCTAACGGCAGAACTTCTTCACCTTTCAATGACCCAGTTGGTTGCCAACCAGATGATTTATACCCTGATGGCGGTAGTGCTTGGATTTCCGGCTGGCTTCCGCGGACTAACTCGTTGCCCAAGAGAAACATCAAACAACTCACAAAAGGTTAACCAGTTGAGTATGCTGGTCAAGGGATTAGCCCCGATCGCTGTGGTGATCGTTGCGGTATTAGGTTGGGGGATTAATCTGGTAAGTGCGCTGGCGGTAGTGATCGGTGTTCTCTGGCTGATTTTTCGTTATACGATCGGTCAGATTGGTAGTACTCTGCGGGAGGCTTTCTCCCCAGGCCTTATTTTGATGGTTGTTAGCGTGATGATCTTTAATGAAATGTTAAACCAGGCGAGTGTCTTCCAAGAATTACCGGGTCTATTTGCTCAATGGGGTCTACCTATCACTTTAATTGCCGCATTGTTGCCATTTGTTGTTGGGTTTGCCACTGGTGTTACTCAGGGATTTGTTGCCGCAACTTTTCCCTTGCTGGGCATGCTATTTGATCCCTCGGATCTTTCTCTGGTTACTCTTGCCTTTGTCAGCGGCTTTGCCGGGGTGATGTTGTCACCGGTTCATCTTTGCCTGGTTCTAACCGTTCAAGTTTTTAAGGCTAATTTAGCCAGAGTTTTAGGTTTGTTAGTCGGCCCAGAACTTATTTTAATCGGTCTGGCTGTAGGGCGCCATTTGCTGAAATAA
- a CDS encoding NUDIX domain-containing protein has protein sequence METGFEIGVGGLVVNENGEVLMVRHTYGELKGYWLLPGGHPELNEPLDEAVLREVLEETGIIARVQGIVAIRQRILTPEHQEIYIVFLLEHLTGQPQSDGRENDAVKYFSLQEVLANPKATPLAKSIIHRALVEKSPRLQLAESSPLVNFTYRLFY, from the coding sequence ATGGAAACCGGATTCGAGATTGGTGTTGGCGGACTGGTCGTAAATGAAAACGGAGAGGTCTTAATGGTCCGGCATACCTACGGTGAACTTAAAGGTTATTGGCTGCTGCCAGGTGGCCACCCAGAACTGAACGAGCCCCTGGACGAAGCAGTCTTGCGCGAAGTACTGGAGGAGACCGGTATAATAGCCAGAGTTCAAGGAATAGTGGCTATTCGGCAGAGAATACTTACCCCCGAACACCAGGAGATTTATATTGTCTTCCTCCTTGAGCACCTAACTGGACAACCGCAATCCGACGGTCGAGAAAACGACGCAGTTAAATACTTTTCACTCCAGGAGGTACTCGCGAACCCAAAGGCAACCCCATTAGCCAAATCAATTATCCACCGAGCGCTGGTCGAGAAATCGCCCCGGCTGCAATTAGCTGAATCTTCTCCCCTGGTCAATTTTACCTATCGATTGTTTTATTAA
- a CDS encoding DegV family protein: MEQKIAVVTDSTCDLPAEVIERFGIRVLPLRVIYHDREYADPSGLSGTYGMVKMMSEQINNLKIEVIDSKALSLALGWLVQEAARLVGSGLHFEDIVQKIHSAQAKIKVFFVLKTLEYLKKGGRIGLVEATLGAIFDFKPIISINSEGKYFSLCKVRGRKKSIDKIAEIVQGLMTGKRFRIAVMHGNAFDEAKQLLERLLKMSDFQIEEVFFGQIGPAMVVHTGPGLLGVAVQEL, translated from the coding sequence ATGGAGCAAAAAATAGCGGTGGTAACTGACAGCACTTGTGATCTGCCAGCAGAGGTGATCGAACGATTCGGTATCCGGGTCTTACCGTTACGGGTGATTTACCACGACCGAGAATATGCTGACCCCAGTGGTCTGAGCGGGACATATGGAATGGTGAAAATGATGAGCGAGCAAATAAACAACCTGAAGATTGAGGTAATTGACTCAAAAGCATTATCACTGGCTCTGGGTTGGTTGGTGCAGGAGGCGGCCAGACTGGTAGGGTCCGGGCTACACTTTGAAGATATCGTGCAGAAAATACATAGCGCGCAGGCAAAGATCAAGGTTTTCTTTGTATTGAAGACTTTGGAATACCTGAAAAAAGGAGGGCGGATCGGGTTAGTTGAAGCAACATTAGGCGCAATATTTGATTTTAAACCAATTATTTCTATCAATTCAGAAGGGAAATACTTCAGTTTATGCAAAGTCCGTGGTCGAAAAAAGTCGATCGATAAAATCGCCGAAATAGTTCAAGGGCTGATGACTGGTAAGAGGTTCAGAATTGCCGTCATGCATGGAAATGCCTTTGATGAAGCAAAACAGCTTCTTGAACGGCTGCTTAAGATGTCTGATTTTCAGATAGAAGAAGTGTTTTTTGGGCAGATTGGGCCAGCGATGGTAGTGCATACCGGTCCCGGTTTGCTGGGGGTTGCGGTCCAGGAGCTGTAG
- a CDS encoding sodium:calcium antiporter, with protein sequence MMLILSLIISLVIILLGAELFTNSVEWLGQKWHLSEGAVGSLLAAVGTALPETTIPLIGIILEKEPAASEIGIGAILGAPFMLTTLALALTGLAALICKYKRKGKIMMLINQNIIQRDLSFFLFLYSISILAALLESPAWRQLITVTLVGVYLFYVWLTLKSKSTSPAVNLRPLYFQHRAINPQLLSILTQLAFGLTVLIVGAHLFVKEIEKLAELLNLPPLILSLIVAPVATELPEKLNSLIWVYQGKDTLALGNITGAMVFQSSLIPALGIALTPWKLSPLALLSAGLTLLSAGQIYYQIRVKRLLHPSVLLLGGFFYLIFITTVLLTI encoded by the coding sequence CTGATGTTAATCTTAAGTTTAATAATTAGCCTGGTTATCATCTTATTGGGTGCGGAACTCTTTACCAATAGCGTCGAGTGGTTAGGCCAAAAGTGGCATCTCTCCGAAGGAGCAGTCGGCAGTCTACTCGCCGCGGTGGGAACCGCCCTCCCCGAGACCACGATTCCCCTAATTGGCATTATCTTGGAAAAGGAACCAGCGGCATCAGAAATTGGCATCGGCGCTATTTTAGGGGCCCCATTTATGCTAACCACCCTGGCCCTGGCGCTCACCGGTTTAGCTGCCTTAATCTGCAAATACAAAAGAAAAGGTAAAATCATGATGTTAATTAACCAGAATATTATTCAGCGTGATCTTAGTTTTTTTCTTTTTTTGTACAGTATATCCATCCTGGCAGCCCTACTCGAAAGTCCGGCTTGGCGGCAACTCATTACTGTCACACTCGTAGGTGTTTATTTGTTTTATGTCTGGCTTACTCTAAAATCAAAAAGCACCTCCCCAGCAGTAAATCTGCGCCCCCTCTATTTTCAGCACCGGGCCATAAATCCTCAATTGCTCAGCATCTTAACGCAACTTGCTTTCGGTCTGACGGTCCTGATTGTCGGCGCGCACTTGTTTGTCAAAGAAATCGAAAAACTAGCTGAATTGCTGAACTTACCTCCCCTGATCCTGTCGTTGATCGTAGCCCCGGTGGCGACCGAATTACCGGAAAAACTGAATAGTCTGATTTGGGTCTACCAGGGCAAAGATACCTTGGCCCTGGGTAACATCACCGGCGCGATGGTTTTTCAAAGTTCGCTCATCCCGGCCTTGGGCATTGCCCTGACACCCTGGAAACTTTCACCGCTCGCCCTGTTAAGTGCAGGGCTGACTCTACTTTCCGCCGGTCAAATTTACTACCAAATTCGGGTGAAAAGGCTCCTTCATCCATCCGTGCTTTTGCTTGGAGGCTTTTTTTACCTGATCTTTATAACAACAGTCTTGCTGACAATCTAA
- a CDS encoding HlyC/CorC family transporter, producing the protein MDSSYWNQIILIFVLISFNAFFAGSEIAMISLRQSRIRQLVDRGSRSARVIEKLMEDPSRFLATIQVGVTLTGFLASATAAVGLAKYLSELIKMIPLPFLTKASDGLALVLVTLLVSYISLVLGELVPKRVALQKAEMISLFVARPIEILSTIAAPFVFVLTKSTNFLVKLLGGEEDQTPPRISEEEIRMMVAEQPNIMEVEKEMIEGVFEFGDTVAREIMIPRTDIRAIHRTATIGEAIQIMATTGYSRLPVYEENIDDIIGIITLKDLIPFIVDTHRDQPITEHIRPVYVIPESKNVVELLKELQRSKQHMAIVLDEYGGTAGLITIEDLLEEIVGDIMDEHDELEEHFEMIGDHQYVVDARLNVEEANEILAMDLPLEEHYETIGGLVLHYLGKIPQVGDEVKLEQTTISVTDMDGNRITRVKITKDQVNKSE; encoded by the coding sequence TTGGATTCGAGTTATTGGAACCAGATTATTTTGATCTTCGTGCTAATCTCGTTCAATGCCTTTTTCGCCGGCTCGGAAATCGCGATGATTTCTCTGCGCCAAAGTCGAATCAGACAATTAGTTGATCGGGGCAGTCGGTCGGCTCGAGTTATTGAAAAACTAATGGAAGACCCTAGCCGCTTTCTCGCAACTATTCAGGTAGGAGTCACCCTGACTGGCTTTTTAGCCAGTGCCACCGCTGCTGTCGGCTTAGCTAAATACTTGAGCGAACTAATTAAAATGATCCCGCTACCCTTCTTGACCAAAGCAAGTGATGGTCTGGCGCTGGTCCTCGTTACTCTCTTAGTTTCTTATATTTCGCTCGTGCTGGGCGAACTTGTGCCCAAACGGGTTGCCTTACAAAAAGCAGAAATGATTTCATTGTTTGTGGCTCGCCCAATTGAAATACTATCAACAATCGCCGCTCCTTTTGTTTTTGTCTTGACCAAGTCAACTAATTTCTTGGTCAAGCTCCTGGGCGGAGAAGAAGATCAGACTCCACCAAGGATTTCTGAAGAAGAGATCCGGATGATGGTCGCCGAACAGCCAAATATAATGGAAGTTGAAAAGGAAATGATTGAGGGCGTGTTTGAGTTTGGTGACACAGTAGCCCGTGAGATCATGATTCCGCGGACCGACATTCGGGCAATCCACAGGACAGCCACAATCGGTGAGGCTATCCAGATTATGGCAACAACAGGCTATTCACGGCTACCGGTGTATGAAGAAAATATCGACGACATCATCGGGATAATTACCCTGAAGGACCTCATTCCGTTTATCGTTGATACCCACCGGGACCAGCCAATCACCGAACATATTCGCCCGGTTTATGTAATTCCAGAATCAAAAAACGTGGTTGAATTATTAAAAGAACTCCAACGCAGCAAACAGCACATGGCTATTGTTTTGGATGAATACGGCGGAACTGCGGGTTTGATCACTATCGAGGATTTACTGGAAGAAATCGTCGGTGATATCATGGATGAACATGACGAGTTGGAAGAACATTTCGAAATGATTGGTGACCATCAATACGTGGTTGATGCTCGTCTAAATGTAGAAGAAGCCAACGAAATCCTTGCCATGGATTTACCGCTGGAAGAACACTATGAGACGATTGGGGGACTGGTGCTTCACTACCTGGGAAAAATTCCCCAGGTGGGAGATGAAGTCAAACTTGAACAAACAACAATTTCCGTCACTGATATGGATGGAAACCGAATTACCCGGGTCAAGATCACCAAAGACCAGGTGAATAAAAGCGAGTAG
- a CDS encoding YqhV family protein — MILVKGKIVTAMAVTRCLSSIIELTAALLMLKFDSVETAMKINAALALIGPTTMITVTTLGLIGLAGKISVSRMLLILIGVCCIFIGVSKQS, encoded by the coding sequence ATGATACTGGTAAAAGGAAAGATCGTTACTGCCATGGCTGTAACCCGTTGCTTATCCAGTATAATCGAACTAACCGCAGCTCTATTAATGTTAAAGTTCGACAGCGTGGAAACAGCGATGAAAATTAACGCCGCCCTTGCCTTGATCGGGCCAACCACAATGATTACCGTGACCACCCTTGGCCTGATTGGGTTGGCCGGCAAAATCTCGGTCAGTCGGATGTTACTCATTTTGATTGGGGTCTGCTGCATTTTTATCGGAGTGTCCAAACAAAGTTAA
- a CDS encoding L,D-transpeptidase family protein, whose amino-acid sequence MKKLLRIILVYLLAFNTMVIFSASSASASLPACSDDEKLPVLVPQDPPQQCADIIGLQQGLKKLGYYTGPLNGKYDQQTVRAVRHFQRSHHLPVTGLVGVKTWAALVKTYDLAAGPDAVIPKPTGEVSVLIDTRKLTLTVEVDRQPYKTFPVAVGKQSTPTPIGEWKIVDKGAKWGSGFGTRWLGLNVPWGIYGIHGTNKPWSIGRRASHGCIRMRNHDVEQLYQWVSVGTRVRIIGHLPSVQLGRELKRGQIGQDIVALQLALRQAGVFAGYADGRFGQETEMAVRRLESIHFLPVDGQVDPQVRQILFEYVKAEKPASETSSS is encoded by the coding sequence TTGAAAAAGCTGCTGCGAATTATACTAGTCTATTTATTGGCATTTAACACCATGGTTATTTTTTCAGCCAGCTCAGCCAGCGCCAGCCTGCCAGCATGCAGCGACGATGAGAAACTGCCTGTGCTGGTTCCCCAGGATCCACCGCAGCAATGTGCTGATATCATTGGTTTACAGCAAGGACTCAAAAAATTGGGTTATTATACCGGACCGTTAAATGGGAAATATGATCAGCAGACTGTTCGTGCAGTCCGCCATTTTCAACGATCTCATCATCTTCCTGTGACTGGTTTGGTTGGAGTAAAGACCTGGGCGGCCCTCGTAAAAACTTACGATCTGGCTGCGGGTCCGGATGCGGTTATTCCTAAACCCACCGGCGAAGTTAGTGTTCTTATTGACACCAGGAAGCTCACCTTGACGGTGGAAGTGGATCGACAACCATATAAAACCTTCCCAGTGGCCGTTGGTAAACAATCAACCCCGACCCCAATCGGTGAATGGAAAATTGTTGACAAGGGAGCCAAGTGGGGGAGCGGTTTTGGCACCCGTTGGCTGGGATTGAATGTTCCCTGGGGAATCTACGGTATTCACGGGACCAACAAACCATGGTCAATTGGCCGAAGAGCTTCCCATGGTTGTATTCGGATGCGGAACCACGATGTTGAACAATTATATCAGTGGGTTTCTGTCGGAACTCGGGTGAGAATTATTGGCCATTTGCCTTCGGTCCAGCTGGGTAGAGAGCTTAAACGTGGCCAGATTGGACAGGACATTGTTGCCCTGCAATTGGCTCTTCGGCAGGCGGGGGTGTTCGCGGGTTATGCTGACGGCCGCTTTGGTCAAGAAACTGAGATGGCGGTGCGACGTCTGGAATCAATCCACTTTTTGCCTGTAGATGGCCAGGTGGACCCACAGGTTCGCCAAATCTTGTTTGAATATGTAAAGGCGGAGAAGCCAGCGTCAGAAACGAGTTCAAGCTAA
- a CDS encoding photosystem reaction center subunit H, with product MKKTKDILELPLISISDGLEIGQVKELVINPERGTVDYLLISGERWYEGPKVLPFDAVLGIGEDAVTTENTEQVKTLTEQNGASILLARGVRVIGTRVMTRKGRFIGKISEFMIDEDTGKITACELMPSNGEGIDIIPADRVVTFGRDVLVISEESANTPNPDRMTSGKPVIASSAVFENEAVQTSQVQAEPINRQLTAAELFEERQRQYIMGKKVSRTITAESGEVIAREGEVISEELINRAKAAGKFTELTMNTEG from the coding sequence ATGAAAAAAACCAAGGATATTCTTGAGCTACCTCTGATCAGCATCTCTGATGGTCTCGAAATTGGTCAGGTAAAGGAATTGGTTATTAACCCTGAACGAGGGACCGTTGATTACCTTTTAATCAGCGGCGAACGTTGGTATGAAGGTCCAAAAGTCTTACCCTTTGATGCAGTTCTGGGTATTGGTGAAGATGCAGTGACCACGGAAAACACAGAGCAGGTTAAAACATTGACTGAGCAGAACGGAGCTAGCATTCTCCTGGCCCGGGGAGTCAGAGTTATTGGTACCAGGGTGATGACCAGAAAAGGCCGTTTTATTGGTAAAATCTCTGAATTTATGATCGACGAAGATACTGGCAAAATTACAGCTTGTGAACTAATGCCCAGTAACGGCGAAGGGATAGATATCATTCCGGCTGACCGTGTTGTCACTTTTGGTCGGGATGTCCTGGTGATATCGGAAGAGAGTGCGAATACTCCCAATCCAGACAGGATGACTAGCGGGAAACCGGTGATTGCTTCCTCGGCTGTCTTTGAAAATGAAGCTGTTCAAACATCCCAGGTTCAAGCAGAACCAATAAACAGACAACTCACGGCTGCCGAGTTGTTTGAAGAAAGACAGCGACAATATATCATGGGTAAGAAGGTGAGTCGAACAATTACAGCCGAAAGCGGCGAAGTAATCGCCCGAGAAGGCGAAGTAATTTCTGAGGAACTGATTAACCGGGCCAAGGCAGCTGGTAAATTCACCGAATTAACAATGAATACCGAGGGATAG
- a CDS encoding DUF1285 domain-containing protein — MMLVNEIKIDRDGNWYADGMKMERKEIVNLFSTHLWRNGENQYFICLNQQVFPIVVEDTPFIINEVIEEEGKLKVRLNDERVLDLSDHPIVVIKSIPYTSLFWERDAKFARHAFWQLSKYIVETDQGYLVKFGDTQIKLIFQQ, encoded by the coding sequence ATGATGCTGGTTAACGAAATTAAAATAGATCGTGACGGTAATTGGTACGCTGATGGGATGAAAATGGAACGAAAGGAAATTGTTAATTTGTTTTCGACCCATCTCTGGCGTAACGGAGAAAATCAGTACTTTATCTGTTTGAATCAGCAGGTTTTTCCTATTGTGGTTGAAGATACCCCGTTTATTATTAACGAGGTTATTGAAGAAGAGGGGAAATTAAAAGTTCGATTAAATGATGAGCGAGTGCTGGACTTGTCTGACCACCCCATCGTTGTTATCAAAAGCATTCCCTATACTTCGTTGTTTTGGGAGCGGGACGCTAAGTTTGCCCGACACGCCTTCTGGCAGCTCAGTAAATATATAGTTGAAACTGACCAGGGCTATCTGGTGAAGTTTGGAGATACCCAGATCAAGTTAATTTTTCAACAATAA